The Fibrobacter sp. UWB2 genome window below encodes:
- a CDS encoding O-antigen polymerase, translating to MKQVLVDDNVCKIVVILSLLVGAVLYIAFNDESSLSLSWALVLFNGVILSCVIVNNINKRNFFSLINIADFFLFFVFFIRPIQIFFTQNQENSFYVFWLYNTYTQSYFFSEMPVAKASFIGLLGIGVLNLSFLFSPIRNTFFFKKISKDYFPRSLTKNQIYILTFVFLLSLLSIFSYASQIMRGLPIHMFDVVWVYLFSVIIIYIIYEKKTPNLFVYFLIILSVYLFSFVGKRQYITNLLICYIIPLYSVEFNRKKNMKKIGVMVAVLFIVVWLYGIIRLTLLGGTPSFSFVFELLNEFCMFDMLVVSLKFFSEFGMDYFYGFNYLSFFTMPIPGLAIPTFDHELTRLVFNEAFHGGIPVTLFGSFYLNFSYIGLIIGSIFFGFMLRYLESFFSVAKNVASVTFFTILATFIYDIVRVGDISRELWTLIIMLTVAKIFLLITPTKD from the coding sequence ATGAAACAAGTACTTGTTGATGATAATGTTTGTAAAATTGTTGTGATTTTATCACTTCTTGTTGGAGCTGTTTTGTATATAGCGTTCAATGACGAATCATCTTTATCTTTAAGCTGGGCGCTTGTTCTTTTTAATGGTGTTATTCTTTCATGTGTGATTGTAAATAATATAAATAAAAGAAATTTCTTTTCCTTGATAAATATTGCAGACTTTTTTTTGTTTTTTGTTTTTTTTATAAGGCCAATTCAAATTTTTTTTACACAAAATCAAGAAAATAGTTTTTATGTGTTTTGGTTATACAATACATACACGCAATCGTATTTCTTTTCAGAAATGCCTGTTGCGAAGGCTTCTTTTATTGGTCTTTTGGGAATAGGTGTTCTTAACTTATCGTTTCTTTTTTCTCCTATACGCAATACGTTTTTTTTTAAAAAAATTTCCAAGGATTATTTCCCAAGGAGTCTTACAAAGAATCAAATATATATATTGACTTTTGTTTTTCTTTTGTCTTTATTATCGATTTTTTCGTATGCGTCTCAGATAATGAGGGGCCTTCCAATTCATATGTTTGATGTTGTATGGGTGTATCTTTTTTCCGTCATTATTATTTATATTATTTATGAAAAAAAAACACCAAATTTGTTTGTTTATTTTTTAATTATATTAAGTGTTTATCTTTTTTCTTTCGTTGGTAAAAGACAGTATATAACTAATTTGCTAATTTGTTACATAATCCCACTATATAGTGTTGAGTTTAATCGAAAAAAAAATATGAAGAAGATTGGGGTGATGGTTGCTGTTCTTTTTATTGTAGTTTGGTTATATGGCATAATTCGACTTACATTACTTGGTGGAACCCCTTCTTTTTCATTTGTTTTTGAATTACTCAATGAGTTTTGTATGTTTGATATGCTCGTTGTTTCTTTGAAGTTTTTTTCAGAATTTGGGATGGATTATTTTTATGGCTTTAATTATCTTTCCTTTTTCACAATGCCAATCCCAGGCTTAGCAATCCCCACATTTGATCACGAATTAACTCGTTTGGTTTTTAATGAGGCTTTTCATGGCGGAATACCAGTGACTTTGTTTGGTAGTTTTTATTTGAATTTTTCATATATCGGTTTAATAATCGGAAGTATTTTCTTTGGCTTTATGTTAAGGTATTTGGAAAGTTTTTTTTCTGTAGCAAAAAATGTTGCTAGTGTTACATTTTTTACGATTTTAGCAACATTTATTTATGATATCGTTCGCGTAGGTGATATCAGTCGTGAATTGTGGACTTTGATAATAATGTTAACTGTTGCAAAAATATTTTTGTTAATCACACCTACAAAAGATTAA
- a CDS encoding 3-oxoacyl-ACP synthase III family protein, protein MAFFKFNNIKISAVAACVPKTVVNVDSFAESFGKEYVEKFKESTGVKQYRKTRDHQTASDLCFASAEKILTEKNVDRSEVKALIFVAHSTDYRRPATACVLHKRLGLNKDCVSFDVNLGCSAFVYGLQIICSLMQNSDIDKALLLVGETLTKMTNPKDSSVSMIFGDGGSAVLLEKSTDNSCIQGVLKTDGNGYQDIIAPAGGYRNMNATHEDFVWKDGNTRNLYNTVMRGDNVFSFTISAVPRTIKEFLTKTETTVDDYECFAFHQANKFITGMLAKKLKVDMGKFPICLDRFGNTSAPAIPLTICDKYGSESGSRLVHFLMCGFGVGLSWGVCSASINVSDIYPVIESDDVFEEGIINSPNDFLEA, encoded by the coding sequence ATGGCTTTTTTTAAATTCAATAATATTAAAATATCTGCTGTTGCAGCATGCGTTCCCAAAACAGTCGTAAATGTAGATTCCTTTGCCGAATCATTTGGGAAAGAATATGTTGAAAAGTTTAAAGAGTCTACTGGTGTTAAACAGTACAGAAAGACAAGAGATCATCAGACTGCTTCAGATTTATGTTTTGCATCTGCAGAGAAAATACTAACTGAAAAAAATGTTGATAGGTCGGAAGTAAAAGCTCTGATATTTGTAGCTCATTCTACAGATTATCGTCGTCCAGCAACAGCGTGTGTATTACATAAACGATTGGGGCTAAATAAAGACTGTGTTTCTTTTGATGTGAATTTAGGTTGCTCTGCTTTTGTGTATGGACTTCAAATAATTTGCTCTTTAATGCAGAATTCTGACATTGATAAAGCTCTATTGCTTGTTGGAGAAACGCTGACCAAAATGACAAATCCGAAAGATTCTTCGGTTTCTATGATTTTTGGTGATGGAGGCTCTGCAGTATTGCTTGAAAAATCTACTGATAATTCTTGCATACAGGGCGTTTTAAAAACAGATGGAAACGGTTATCAAGATATTATTGCTCCAGCGGGTGGATATCGTAATATGAACGCCACCCATGAAGATTTTGTTTGGAAAGATGGAAACACTCGTAACCTTTATAATACGGTAATGCGAGGCGATAATGTTTTCTCGTTCACAATTTCTGCGGTGCCTCGGACAATTAAGGAGTTTTTGACCAAAACAGAAACGACCGTTGATGACTATGAATGTTTTGCATTCCATCAGGCAAATAAGTTTATTACAGGAATGCTTGCAAAAAAATTGAAAGTCGATATGGGAAAATTCCCGATATGCCTTGATAGATTCGGAAACACTTCCGCACCTGCAATTCCTCTAACAATATGTGACAAGTACGGTTCAGAGTCTGGATCGCGGCTTGTTCATTTTTTGATGTGTGGATTTGGAGTCGGGCTTTCTTGGGGTGTTTGCTCGGCAAGTATCAATGTATCCGACATTTACCCAGTCATCGAAAGTGATGATGTTTTTGAAGAGGGTATAATTAATTCCCCAAATGATTTTTTGGAGGCTTGA
- a CDS encoding SDR family NAD(P)-dependent oxidoreductase — MMNPFSLQGKRILIVGGSSGIGRATSRLCSQMEATCYVVGRRAEHLKATQEEMLGDTHSFLSLDITDKKSVEDAILEFPDFDGVVFSAGIGAMKPLLFCSREDFDRVFNLNFFATVEFLRQLVKKKKVKKMGSVVIVSSVGGVFDITEGNCIYGTSKAALNSWMKFCALELAPKKIRVNSVNPGMVKTPFNSPDILTAEQLAADAAKYPLKRFGEPEEIANAIVYLLSDASSWTTGTSLVVDGGISLT, encoded by the coding sequence ATGATGAATCCATTCTCACTTCAGGGAAAAAGAATTCTCATTGTTGGCGGTAGTTCTGGCATTGGACGCGCGACTTCTCGTCTATGTTCCCAAATGGAGGCAACATGTTATGTTGTTGGACGGAGAGCAGAGCATCTCAAGGCCACACAAGAAGAAATGCTTGGCGATACACATTCCTTTTTATCACTTGATATAACTGATAAAAAAAGTGTAGAAGATGCGATATTAGAATTTCCTGATTTTGATGGTGTCGTTTTTTCTGCAGGCATTGGGGCGATGAAACCGCTGCTTTTTTGCTCTCGCGAGGATTTTGACAGGGTGTTTAACTTGAATTTCTTTGCAACAGTTGAATTTTTGAGGCAACTTGTTAAAAAGAAAAAAGTAAAAAAAATGGGCTCTGTCGTTATCGTTTCCTCTGTTGGTGGCGTATTTGATATTACAGAAGGGAATTGTATCTACGGAACTTCTAAAGCTGCGCTAAATTCTTGGATGAAGTTTTGTGCGCTGGAACTTGCTCCGAAGAAAATTCGTGTTAACAGCGTTAATCCGGGAATGGTCAAAACGCCATTTAATTCACCTGATATACTAACGGCTGAACAACTAGCTGCAGATGCTGCCAAATACCCTTTGAAACGCTTTGGCGAACCTGAAGAAATTGCAAACGCAATCGTTTATTTGTTGTCCGATGCATCGTCTTGGACTACAGGGACTTCTCTAGTTGTTGATGGTGGAATCTCTCTTACATAA
- a CDS encoding SDR family NAD(P)-dependent oxidoreductase produces MSYNPFSLEGKKILVTGASSGIGRTTAIECSKMGATVYITARNEARLKETFDSLDRSFAQDHQMILAELSNENGIAALVDALPALEGVSLNAGIVKTLPVKFINNDDLSEVLNVNMIGPVLLTQRLLKKKKLSKGSSVVFTSSIGGVMISTIGNTMYGISKGGLNAFMKGFALEMAKSGIRGNSVNPGLVSTNILAAGTISDDQLKENVSKYPLGRLGKPEDIAHAIIYLLSDASSWVTGHTLVVDGGVILK; encoded by the coding sequence ATGTCGTATAATCCATTTTCACTAGAGGGCAAGAAGATTCTTGTTACTGGTGCGTCGTCTGGGATTGGGCGTACTACGGCTATTGAGTGCTCAAAAATGGGTGCTACTGTTTATATTACTGCTCGTAATGAAGCTCGATTGAAAGAGACTTTTGATTCTCTTGATCGTTCTTTTGCTCAGGATCATCAGATGATCCTTGCTGAATTGTCCAATGAGAATGGTATTGCCGCTTTAGTAGATGCTTTGCCCGCACTGGAAGGCGTTTCCCTTAATGCTGGCATTGTAAAGACTCTTCCTGTGAAATTTATCAATAATGATGATTTATCGGAAGTCTTAAATGTAAATATGATCGGGCCGGTTTTGTTAACTCAGCGACTTTTGAAAAAGAAAAAACTTTCAAAGGGAAGTTCGGTTGTGTTTACTTCATCTATTGGTGGAGTGATGATTTCTACAATCGGTAATACGATGTATGGAATCTCTAAGGGTGGCCTTAACGCTTTTATGAAGGGGTTCGCTCTTGAAATGGCAAAAAGTGGGATAAGAGGGAATAGCGTCAATCCGGGGCTTGTGTCCACGAATATATTGGCTGCAGGAACCATTTCTGACGATCAACTCAAAGAAAATGTGTCTAAGTATCCATTGGGAAGGCTCGGTAAGCCGGAAGACATCGCTCATGCGATTATTTATTTGTTATCTGATGCGTCGTCTTGGGTTACGGGTCACACTCTAGTTGTTGATGGTGGGGTAATCCTTAAATGA
- a CDS encoding glycosyltransferase family 4 protein, which translates to MKVLYVTTISATMGFFPEHVKMLLSEGHSVEIATNCEKPVPEIYNTLGCKVHDIPFSRSPFSKNNLIAYKMLKQLVESEHYDIVHTHTPNASMIVRLACRRVRKQGTRVIYTAHGFHFFRGAPLKNWFIYYPIEKFCAHFTDVLITINKEDFTLAQNKMPAKKICYVPGVGIDLSKIQNIQCDRNVVRLSMGVPEDCILLLSVGELSVRKNHQVVMRALAKLDNPKIHYAVAGSGKLENDLRYLAKSLRIESNFHLLGFRTDVIALNKSADISVLPSLHEGLPVALMEAMAVGLPIVCSKIRGNVDLIEHGKGGFLYGCQDVDGFARGIMDVVLKSSSEMRKINQNTIKNFDVKKICGMMKQIYKDCCNGAT; encoded by the coding sequence ATGAAAGTATTGTACGTCACAACAATTTCTGCAACGATGGGCTTTTTTCCAGAGCATGTAAAAATGCTCTTGAGCGAAGGTCATTCTGTAGAAATTGCGACAAATTGCGAAAAGCCTGTGCCAGAGATTTACAACACACTCGGCTGTAAAGTTCACGATATTCCTTTTTCTCGTTCGCCATTCAGCAAGAATAATCTTATAGCTTACAAAATGCTTAAACAACTTGTCGAATCAGAGCATTACGACATTGTGCATACACATACACCCAATGCATCTATGATTGTGCGATTGGCATGCCGTAGAGTCCGTAAACAGGGAACTCGTGTAATTTATACAGCTCACGGATTTCATTTTTTTAGGGGAGCCCCGCTTAAAAATTGGTTTATTTATTACCCAATCGAAAAGTTTTGCGCCCATTTTACAGATGTCCTTATAACCATCAATAAAGAAGACTTTACCTTGGCTCAGAATAAAATGCCTGCAAAGAAGATTTGCTATGTGCCAGGAGTCGGAATAGACCTTTCTAAAATTCAGAATATACAATGCGACAGAAATGTTGTCCGACTGTCGATGGGGGTTCCCGAAGATTGCATTTTGCTTCTCTCTGTAGGGGAATTAAGTGTAAGAAAAAATCATCAAGTTGTAATGCGTGCTTTAGCGAAATTAGATAATCCTAAAATCCATTATGCTGTTGCCGGTTCAGGAAAATTAGAAAATGATTTAAGGTATCTAGCGAAGTCATTAAGAATTGAATCTAATTTCCATTTACTTGGTTTTCGAACCGATGTCATTGCGTTGAATAAATCGGCCGATATATCGGTTCTTCCGTCTCTGCATGAAGGACTTCCTGTTGCATTGATGGAAGCTATGGCTGTAGGACTACCTATTGTTTGCAGTAAAATTAGAGGTAATGTTGACTTGATTGAACATGGTAAAGGAGGCTTCTTATATGGCTGCCAGGATGTTGATGGATTTGCCAGAGGAATAATGGATGTTGTGTTAAAAAGTTCCTCGGAAATGCGAAAGATAAATCAAAATACAATAAAAAATTTCGATGTAAAAAAAATCTGTGGTATGATGAAGCAAATTTACAAAGATTGTTGTAACGGGGCTACGTAA
- a CDS encoding glycosyltransferase gives MASVLVMLSTYNGELFLAQQLDSLFAQKNVNVHILARDDGSSDETVSILNKYKNQYGGMTILTEKNIGAAKSFYRLMDYAVSEMSKYDFYAFCDQDDVWYENKLEQSISFFKPESKKPQLFFSAAKIVDSNLNPIEDKSPIRVVNNMYANIISPHSLGCTQVFNYVVLEQAAKIWSMISVYKFFPMHDSWVLRMTYALDGEVFFFEKPLIYYRQHSKNVVGAGGSRIQLMKNRIKRYIFNKTKAKSRCCCYLLELYSNSIATEKFSFLWLCSNYDKSLKFKIKLLFSKKIYQYGLVENFGLIIMILFNRF, from the coding sequence ATGGCTTCCGTATTAGTTATGCTTTCCACTTATAATGGCGAACTTTTTTTAGCGCAACAATTAGATAGTTTGTTTGCTCAAAAAAATGTTAATGTACATATACTTGCTCGTGATGATGGTTCTTCTGACGAAACTGTATCTATTTTGAACAAGTATAAAAATCAATATGGTGGCATGACTATATTAACAGAAAAAAACATTGGTGCAGCAAAAAGTTTTTATCGACTAATGGATTATGCTGTATCCGAAATGTCAAAGTATGATTTTTATGCTTTTTGTGATCAAGATGATGTATGGTATGAGAATAAACTTGAACAATCGATTTCGTTTTTTAAACCGGAATCGAAAAAGCCACAGTTGTTTTTTTCTGCTGCTAAAATAGTTGATTCAAATTTAAATCCAATAGAAGATAAATCCCCAATTCGTGTAGTTAATAACATGTATGCAAATATTATCTCACCACACTCATTAGGTTGTACTCAGGTTTTTAATTATGTTGTGCTAGAACAGGCTGCGAAAATTTGGTCGATGATATCTGTGTATAAATTTTTCCCAATGCATGATAGTTGGGTTCTCCGTATGACGTATGCTTTAGATGGTGAAGTTTTTTTCTTTGAAAAACCTCTGATATATTATCGTCAGCATTCAAAAAACGTTGTTGGGGCGGGAGGTAGCAGAATACAGTTGATGAAAAATAGAATAAAAAGATATATTTTTAATAAAACAAAAGCTAAAAGTAGGTGCTGTTGCTATTTGTTAGAATTATATTCGAATTCAATTGCTACCGAAAAATTTTCTTTTTTATGGCTTTGCTCAAATTATGATAAATCGCTGAAGTTTAAAATTAAACTTCTTTTTAGTAAAAAAATTTATCAGTATGGGCTTGTTGAAAACTTTGGTTTAATAATAATGATTCTTTTCAATAGATTTTAA
- a CDS encoding virulence RhuM family protein — protein MSKMLQIRNSTIDFLVFTKQNSQDSIEVRVQDENVWLTQDGISRLFDVDRSVVTKHLKNVFETNELEEISVCAKFAHTAADGKTYNTKFYNLDAIISVGYRVNSIRATQFRQWATNVLRNFAIKGYVLDKQRLENGQIFDEEYFENLLEEIREIRMSERKFYQKITDIYATSVDYSRDAVTTRDFFANVQNKLHWAIHRHTAAELIMERADAKKTHMGLTTWRKAPDGKIEKSDVSIAKNNLSKDELHQLERFVTMYLDYAEFQAKRQIPMTMEDWALRLNKFLDFNEVEILTDKGRVSAEIAKAFAESEFEKYRVVQDKLFKSDFDKFLNEAKAVEEKK, from the coding sequence ATGAGCAAAATGTTGCAGATTCGCAATAGTACCATCGATTTCTTGGTGTTTACCAAGCAGAATTCTCAGGATTCGATAGAAGTGCGCGTCCAGGACGAAAATGTGTGGCTCACGCAGGACGGAATTTCAAGGCTGTTCGATGTCGATAGGTCCGTAGTCACCAAGCACTTAAAGAACGTTTTTGAGACCAACGAGTTGGAAGAAATTTCAGTATGTGCAAAATTTGCACATACTGCCGCCGACGGCAAGACTTACAATACCAAATTCTACAATCTCGATGCGATAATTTCGGTGGGATACCGCGTGAATTCTATCCGCGCAACGCAATTCAGGCAATGGGCGACCAACGTTTTGCGCAATTTCGCGATAAAGGGTTATGTTCTCGACAAACAACGCCTGGAAAACGGCCAGATTTTTGACGAAGAATACTTTGAAAACCTGCTCGAAGAAATCCGGGAAATCCGGATGTCGGAGCGGAAATTCTACCAGAAGATTACCGATATCTACGCGACGAGTGTCGATTACAGCCGGGATGCCGTCACGACAAGGGATTTTTTCGCAAATGTGCAGAACAAGTTGCACTGGGCTATCCACCGGCATACGGCTGCCGAACTCATTATGGAACGCGCCGATGCGAAAAAAACGCACATGGGCTTGACGACCTGGCGCAAGGCGCCTGACGGGAAAATCGAGAAGTCGGATGTCAGCATTGCGAAGAACAACCTTTCAAAGGATGAATTGCATCAACTGGAACGATTCGTGACAATGTACCTTGACTATGCGGAATTTCAGGCGAAACGGCAGATTCCCATGACGATGGAAGATTGGGCGCTTCGCCTCAACAAGTTCCTGGATTTCAACGAGGTGGAGATTCTGACAGACAAGGGTCGGGTGTCGGCTGAAATTGCAAAGGCTTTTGCCGAAAGTGAATTCGAAAAATACCGCGTTGTCCAGGACAAACTGTTCAAGAGCGATTTTGACAAGTTCCTGAATGAAGCGAAAGCGGTTGAAGAAAAGAAGTGA
- a CDS encoding SDR family NAD(P)-dependent oxidoreductase, protein MSFNPFSLENKTIVVTGASSGIGRQIAIDCTKMGATVIAIARNEDRLNETIQLCDKAESQKNYVFDLQNTDGIADLVKKIVEENGKIDGFVHSAGIEKTAPLKLISTDDYESVMKTNALSGFEFIRQLSSKKISNDAAHFVLIASITAIIGRIGVSAYSASKGAVVSAIRPMAMELSKRNICINCVSPGTILTPMMQNFLSELTPEQYEKRVDGFLLGLGQCSDISNACIYLLSDASRWVTGQNLVVDGGYTVR, encoded by the coding sequence ATGTCTTTTAATCCTTTTTCATTAGAAAATAAAACTATTGTCGTAACAGGAGCCTCTAGCGGAATAGGTCGTCAAATAGCGATTGACTGCACTAAAATGGGTGCAACAGTTATTGCCATTGCTCGTAATGAAGATCGTTTGAATGAAACAATTCAATTGTGTGACAAAGCTGAATCGCAAAAAAACTATGTATTTGACCTGCAGAATACAGATGGCATTGCAGATTTGGTGAAGAAAATTGTAGAAGAAAATGGAAAGATCGATGGGTTCGTTCATTCGGCGGGAATCGAAAAAACAGCACCTTTGAAATTGATTTCTACAGACGATTACGAATCAGTAATGAAAACAAATGCTTTGAGTGGATTTGAATTTATTCGTCAGCTGAGTAGCAAAAAGATTTCAAATGATGCTGCGCACTTTGTCCTGATAGCTTCGATTACAGCAATAATTGGCAGAATTGGGGTTTCTGCATATTCAGCCTCTAAGGGGGCTGTCGTTAGTGCAATTAGACCCATGGCAATGGAGCTATCCAAAAGAAATATATGCATTAATTGTGTTTCTCCAGGAACGATTCTTACTCCTATGATGCAAAACTTTTTAAGTGAGCTTACCCCAGAACAATACGAAAAACGTGTTGATGGCTTTTTGCTTGGACTTGGGCAATGTTCGGATATCTCTAATGCGTGTATTTATTTGCTATCAGATGCAAGCCGCTGGGTAACTGGACAGAACTTAGTTGTTGATGGTGGCTATACAGTAAGGTAA